In the genome of Pontibacter actiniarum, the window ATGGCCCGGGAGCAGGTGCTTAAACGCCAGCCTAACGCCCGCATTGATATTGACTTCGCCAATTTTCCGGAGGATGAGGACCGGCTGGTGGTGCGGGGCAACGAGGCCCTGCTGCTGATCGCTGTGGTAAACGTGCTGGAGAACGCCCTGAAGTTCTCGCCGAACGGGCAGGTGGCCACCGGCCAGATAGACGTGCAGGACCACGAGGTGCTGCTACGCGTGCAGGACCGGGGCCTGGGTATCTCGCAGGAGGACCTGAAGCATGTTTTCGTGCCTTTTTTCCGGGCGGAGAACGTGCGCAACATTACCGGGCACGGCATTGGCCTGCCCCTTACGGAGCGTATCCTGAAGCTGCACAAAGGCGCGATCTGCGTGCACTCCCAGATCAACAAAGGCACGGAGGTGACCATTACCCTGCGGCAGGCGTACGCCACAATCCCTACCTTTCCCAGACTTTAATCTCATTTTAATGTCGTTTTAATTCGGTCTTAATCCTGTGTTAGTAGGTTTGCACAGTCAAACTGGAGGTGGCTTTGTTTCAGCTGGATAAGCTGCCCGAAAGGCCTCCGCAGACACCTTCACACAGATTAGATTGAATTGGAACATGAAAGAAGAAACAAATAACTTCGGCTACCTCTCCAACCTCAGCAAGGACATTCCGTCGGGCTTGGTTGTGTTTTTCGTAGCCCTCCCCCTGTGCCTGGGTATTTCCCTGGCTTCTGGCGCGCCGCTGCTGTCCGGGGTGATTACAGGCATTGTAGGCGGCGTGGTCGTGGCCTGGCTCAGTGGCTCTCAGCTGGCCGTTAGTGGCCCTGCCGCTGGCCTTACGGTTATCGTACTGAACGGTATCGAGACGCTCGGCTCTTTTGAGCTGTTCCTGCTGGCCGTGCTGATTGCCGGTATCCTGCAGCTGGGGCTGGGCTTTATGAAGGCCGGTGTCATTGGCTTATACTTCCCCTCGTCCGTTATCAAGGGCATGCTGGCCGCTATCGGCCTTATCCTGATCCTGAAGCAGATACCGCACTTTGTGGGAGCTGATGAGGACTTTTTCGGCGAAATGATGTTTTTCCAGCCGGACGGGCGCAACACCTTCTCTGAAATTGGCTACGCGTTTTCTAAAATCCAGCTGGGCGCCCTGATCGTGGGGATTGTTTCATTGGCTGTGATCTTGCTGTGGGATAACCCGAAGGTGAAGAGCAACAAGTACCTGAAGCTTATACCGGGCGCGCTGCTGGCCGTTGTGCTGGCAATCATCCTGAATGTGGTGTTTAACAACTACGTGCCGGCACTTGCCATCGCAGACAGCCACCTGGTAAACCTGCCGGTGCTGGAGAGCTTCAGTGATATCAAATCTGAGGTCGCGTTTATGGACTTAAGCGGCCTGACGAACCCCTCGCTGTACATTGTAGCCTTTACCATTGCCATCGTAGCCAGCCTGGAGACCTTGCTGAGCATTGAGGCGATCGACAAGCTGGACCCGCACAAGCGCCGCAGCGACACAAACCGTGAGCTGAAGGCGCAGGGCGTAGGTAACATTGTGGCCTCGCTGCTGGGTGGCCTGCCTATGACGGCTGTAATCGTGCGTGGCTCCACCAACGTGGCCGCAGGTGCCCAAACTCGGGTGTCCAGCTTTGTGCACGGTGTTTTCCTGGCGCTGTCGGTGTTCCTGCTGGCAAACTTAATGAACCTGATCCCGCTTTCTGCCCTGGCTGCCGTGCTGTTGGTGGTAGGCTTTAAGCTAACCAAACCGGCCCTTTACAAAACGCAGTTTAAGCTGGGCCTAGACCAGTTCATTCCTTTCGTGGTGACGGTGCTGGCCATACTTTTCACCGACCTGCTGATCGGTATCTGTGTGGGCCTTGCCGTGGGTGTGTTCTACATCCTGAAAGCCAATTACAAGTCGCCTTACTTCTACCACAAAGAAGAGCATCGCGACAGAGACATTATCCGCATTAAGCTGAGCGAACACGTGTCGTTCCTGAACAAGGCCAGCATCATACTTACCCTGGATCACCTGCCGCACGACAGCCATGTGATCATTGACGGCGAGAACTCTGCCTTCATAGACTATGACGTAGTGGAGGCGATTCAGGAGTTTAAGAAAACGGCGCACGAGCGCAACATTCAGGTAGAGCTCATCAACATTCAGGACGTGGCCGTGCTGGACATGCACTAGGCCCGCCCGAAGCTAAAGACTAAACAAAAGACCGAAAATCTGTAGTATAAATGGAAAAAATATTCGAGAACAATAAAAAGTGGGTAGCTGAGAAGCTTGCCCAGGACAGCGATTACTTTGCAAAGCTTGCCAAAGGGCAGGAGCCGCGTTACCTGTTTATCGGGTGCTCCGACAGCCGCGTGCCGGCCGGCGAGATTACCGGGCATGGCCCCGGCGAGATGTTCGTGCACCGGAACATTGCCAACCTGGTGGTGCACTCAGATGTGAACCTGCTGTCGGTACTGCAGTATGCGGTAGAGGTGCTTAAGGTGAAGGACATCATCGTTTGCGGCCACTACGGCTGCGGCGGTGTAGCGGCGGCGGCCAGCAACAAGCAGTTCGGCCTGATCGATAACTGGCTGCGCAACATTAAAGACGTGATGCGCCTGCACACCCAGGAGCTGACAAGCATTGACGATGAAGAGCAGCGCCTGCGCCGCCTTGTGGAACTGAACGTGATGGAGCAGGTGCACAACCTGGCCAAGACCTCCATTATTCAGAACGCCATGCATTCGGACAACCCTCCGAAGCTGCACGGCCTGGTGTATGATATCAGAGAAGGGTTGCTACGCGACCTGCAGGTGAATGAAGAGCAGTTTGAGCAGTTTGAGCACATTTACAACGTGACTGACAAAGCCACCGCCAAAGCATAAGCCTTCTGTTTAAGTTTAGTTTGTAAAGGAGCCCCTGCATGTGCAGGGGCTCCTTTTTTTATGCCTGCACTACCAGCCGGTGGTGTAGCTCAATGTCAGCTGGAACGAGGTGTTGCGGCGCTCTTTGCCTTCAAACGCTCCTTCGTCATCTATGTCCTTCAGGCCGCCGTTGTAGCGCAGCCCTAGCCCAATGCCGTTGCTGGCGCGGTAGCCCAGGCCGGCGGCATAGCCGAAATCAATAGGGTAGGGGTTGTCGGTTACGTCTACTTCGGTAGTGGTGGTGGAGCTGGAGCGCGATACTTCCACAATCTCCTTCCCCTTGAGCAGGAAAGACACCTGAGGGCCCAGCTCAAAGTACAGGCCGCTCATCTGCACGCTGAGCAGCACCGGGATGTCGAGGTAGTTGAGGCGGGTTTTGGCCTCTGTTTCGGTGCCGTTGCTGCTGAACTCGCGCTTGGCCCCCTTGGAGGTAAACAACACCTCGGTCTGTACGCCGATCAGGTCGTTCAGCCCCTGGCGCGCCGTTACACCTACGGTGTAGCCCGGGCGGTAGTCGTAGTCGTTGGCGGCATCGCCTTTAAAATTGGTGTAGTTCAGGCCGGCTTTCACGCCAACGCTCTGGGCACTGGCTGCTCCTGCCATCAGGGCGAGGCCCAGCCCTAAGATCAACTTCTTCATGTTAAAGTCTAAAATTTGCTTCGCTGTAAGTGGAAACAGCCACAGTTAGGGCCGATCCTGGTCGCAAAAGTATAAAAAGCTGCTTATATAGCTAACTGTTAACGCAAAAAGCCCTGCTGCAAACGCAGCAGGGCTTTCCTGTGGAGTTACATCCACTATCCTAAGGTAAGATTACCGGCGGTAACCGTCTGAAAACGGCTGCCTGCGGGGTTCTCTACCATTCATAGTCTCTTCTCGAAGACGATCCGTAAGAGTAGGGAGGTCCGCTATAGGTGTTTCTGTAGCTAGATGTACTCCCATATCTGTCCCGGTTGCCGGAAGTGTAGTTATAGTCGCGGTCGCTGTCGCGGTTTTGCATCTCATCTCTTCTTCTGCGGCGCTCAGCGTCGTCGTCTCCGAACCAGGATTTAACCTCGTCGCCGGCACGGTCCCAGAAGCCGCGGTCATGGTCACCTCTGCTGCCGCCTCTGTTTCCACGGTCGTAGTCAGAGCCGTAGCGGTTCGATGAGCCATAGTTGTTGCCGCTGGTTCTGTAGCCCATCTCGTCTCTGTCGTAGCGGTCGTTGTAGTCAGAGCCGTAGTTGCTGGTTGTGTAGCCAGTGCCATAGGTGCCGCTTCCGTAGTTGCCGCTGTAGTTAGAGCCCGCTCCGTACGTGCCTGAGCCGTAGCTTGATGAGCTGGAGCCGTAGCCTGAGTTATAGTTGTTGCGGTCTCTGTCGTAGTTAGACGAGCCGTAGTTGGATGAACCATAGCCGGACGAGCCGTAGCTGTTATAGCGGTCACGGTCACGCATGTTGCCCCTGTTGTTGCGGTCGTCATCGTCGTTGAACCATGACTTTACCTCGTTCTTGGAGCGGTCCCACATGTTGCTGTCGTTATCGCGGTCACGGTCACGGTTGTAGTCGGAGCCGTAGTTAGACCCATAGTTGGATGAGCCATAGCTTGATCCGGCTGAGCGGCCGTAGCTTGATGTGTTGCCGTAGCCTGAGTTTGAGTAGGCGTCGATGCCGGAGCCTACGCCTGTATTGCGGTTACCGTAGCCGCTTGCGCTGGAGCTGCCAAAGCCCCTGTCGTGGCGGTCGGTCAGGTCGTAATCACTTGAATAATAGTTTCTGGCAGATCCCCTTGTCTGAGACCTGTCGTTGTCATTGTACGGGTTGTAGCCCGAGTTCTCATAGCTTCTCATAGTGTAGTTCTATTTTAGTTTAAAGATGTTTTTAAAGAACGTGTGCCGCTGGCAAAGTAAAATACCAGCAACGTTTTTTTTTACGGCTCTTAAAGGGATATGTTATATTTTGCCGCCTTCCGGGAGGCTGTAGGCAAGGTGCTGCCGGCGCTTGTTACATTATCTGGCGCACCCGCCTGGCAAAGCCCTTAAGCACGATTGTACCGCGAGGGGGAGGGGGTGATGTGTAAATTGCACTTTTATCTATCGGTATATTTATAGTTAAACATGTATATGTGGTGTTACTGTGGCTAAGATATTGTTTTTTAGTAATATAAAGAATGGTTTTGAACTGGCTCTGTACAGCGGGGATGAAAGTAAAATTGTAAATATTTTGGCAAGTATAGTTGCATTGTGAAAATTGGTTTTTAATTTTGCAACGTGCTGCTGCATAGAAGGCAGCTGTGGTAGCCGGCCAGTTAGTGTATGGCGCTGGCTTCCAGATAGTGACGACTTTAGCCAATTATTATGAAATTGAAAACAATGCTGGCCTCTATGGTAGCCGTTTGTATGCTGACGGCATGTGAGGATCTATTCGAGAACGGGAGCCTGAAACCAGATGGCTCTACCCCAAGCTTAACTGTAAACAACCCAAGCAAGAATCAGTCTGTTTCAGCCGCCACTGGCTTGCGCGTCAACATCACGGCTGTTGATAAAGACAAGTTCCAGGACATCGAGTTTACCCTTGAGGGCCAGAATGCGGAGAAGTCAGTTCTTAACTTTAAGAAGTTCCCCCAGAAGAACGTGGTAGAATTCGATACTACGGTGAACGTAACGGGCATCGCGCCGGGCGTTTATACTTTAAAAGTGAGCGCAACCGACAAACGTACGAATGTTAGCATTCAGGAAGTGCTGGTTAACGTAAAATAGCTTCTGCCGGATAAACACAAAGAGGCGGCTGTGGATGACACAGCCGCCTCTTTGTGTTTATATGCTTTTGGTTGTCGCCGGTGGCACACCAGGTGCAGCACGTCTTGTAAAGCCAGCGGGGACTAGAACTGGTAAACTACCTGCCACTGCTCGTTCAGAGAAAGGGCTGCATCAAAAGGCTCTCCCGTCTTCTGTGAGGTAAAGCCCTTGATCTTGGGGGTTTTCCCTTTGAGCAGCAGCGCCGCGATTTGCTTCTCTGTCAGCTGCTTTCCGCCCATCTCGAAGGGAACCACAAACTGGCAGCCTTCCCGGAACCTGCTGCACCCGTAGGCGGCTTTGCCCTTCAGCAGCTTGCCTTGCTTGCAGCGCGGGCACTGTTCAAACGGGTCCTTGGCAGGCGCTTTCTCCACCTGCTCTACTACCAGCTGCCTGTTGCTGTCCAGTTTCAGAACGCCGTCATAGCTTTCGCCCTGCTCGTTTTTGAAGCCTTTGATGGTCGGTGTTTTTCCTTTGCTCAGCAGGGCCTGCACTTGCTTTTCCGTCAGTTCTTTGCCGTACTGCTCAATCGGGATCAGGAAACGGCAGCCTTCCTTGTAGCGGATGCAGCCAAAGGCTTTCGAGCCCTTTAAAATGTGGCCCTCTTTGCAGGCGGGGCAGGAGCCAAGGCCTTTGGCAGGGCCTGCGGCGTCTGCCTTTTCGGCTGGCTTGGAGGCGGCAGCCGGCTTTTTGCCTTTTGCCGCTGGCTTTTTCTCATCCTGCTGCGGCTCAATCGTTACGGTGGCGCGGTCGTACTTCACCTCCTGCACCAGGTTCATTACAAACTCCTGCAGCTCCTGCAGAAAAGCCTCTGCCTTAAACTCGCCTCCTTCAATCTGCCGCAGTTTGCGCTCCCACTGGCCCGTCATCTCCGCCGATTTCAGCGTCTCGTTCCGGATCACACCGATCAGGTCGATGCCCATCTGCGTGGGCACGATCTTTTTCTTGTCCTTCCGGATGTACTGGCGCTTAAAGAGCGTTTCGATGATGGCTGCGCGGGTAGAGGGGCGGCCGATGCCGTTCTCCTTCAGGGCGTCCTTCAGTTCCTCGTCCTCCACCTGCTTGCCGGCTGTCTCCATGGCGCGCAGGAGCGTGGCTTCGGTGTACTCCTTGGGCGGGTTGGTCATCTTTTTCTCCAGCAGCGGCTCGTGCGGGCCATGCTCCCCCTTTTCAAAGTGCGGGAGCACGCCGGCGGCCTCCTCTTCCTCTTTCGCGTCTTTGCCTGTAGGCTCTGATTTAACATCCTCTGCGCCGTAAATCACGCGCCAGCCCGGGTCCAGGATCTGCTTGCCCCGCACCTTAAACGTATAGCCAGCCGATTCTGCCATAACGGTGGTGTTGCTCACGATACAGTCGGGGTAGAAGGCTGCAATAAAACGGCGCGTGATGATGTCGTACACATCCGCCTCGCGGCCGTACAGCCCGCCTGCCGCCGCACCCGTCGGGATAATGGCGTGGTGATCGGTAACTTTGTTGTTGTTGAAGACCTTCTTGGTCTTGCGGATCTTGTTTTGCAGCAGTGGCGCCACCTCCTGGCTATAGTTGCTCAGGCCCTGCAGAATGCCCGGGATCTTCGGGTAAATATCGTCCGGCAGGAAAGTGGTGTCCACGCGCGGATAGGAGACCACCTTCTTCTCGTACAGGCTCTGCACCGTTTTAAGCGTTTCGTCGGCGGAGAGGCTGAGTTTGTTGTTGCACTCGATCTGCAGCGAGGTCAGGTCGAACAGCTTGGGCGGTGCCTCTGTTCCTTTTTTTGTTTCTACGTCCGTAATGGTGAGCTCCGCCTCCCGGATGGCCTCCATAATCTTCAGGGCCTCTTCTTCCTTCTGAAAGCGCCCGTTGGTACTCGAGAAGGTCGTGTCGCGGTACAGGGTTTTGAGCTCCCAGAACGGCTGCGGCACAAAGTTGGCGATCTCGTGGTGGCGGTTCACCAGCATGGCCAGCGTGGGCGTTTGCACGCGCCCGATGGAGAGCGTCTGGCGGCTGCCGTTGGCATACTTCAGCGTAAAAAGGCGGGTAGCGTTAAGGCCCAGCAGCCAGTCGCCGATGGCGCGGCTCTTGCCAGCCTGGTACAGCGAGTCGAACTCAGCGCCTTCGCGCAGTTTGGCAAAGCCCTGGCGGATGGCCTCTTCTGTGAGTGAGGAGATCCAGAGGCGCTTGAAGGGCTTTCTATACTTGGCCTCGGTTAAGACCCAGCGCTGTATCACTTCCCCCTCTTGGCCGGCGTCCCCGCAGTTGATAACCTCCTCGGCCTTGTCGAGCAGCTGTTTGATGATTTTAAACTGCTTTTGCACGCCGCTGTCTTTCATGAGCTTAATGCCATACTTCTCGGGCAGCATCGGCAGGTCATACAGGCTCCAGCGCTTCCACTCCGGGCGGTAATCGTCTGGCTCGCGCAACGTGCAGAAGTGCCCGAAGGTCCAGGTAACCTGGTAGCCGTTGCCCTCATAGTAGCCATCTTTCTTTGCTTTGGCGCCAATCACCATGGCTATCTCACGGGCTACACTTGGTTTCTCAGCAATGCAAACTTTCAAGGCAGTGGGGTTAATGTAGTTTCTACAGAGAACAAATTTAACGCTTTTACGGCTGATCTGCGAATAAAATCTGCACATATACCTGTCTTGCCCCTGCCTAAAAACATAAGCCTCAGTGCCTTGTTGTGTATTAGAATCTGACAATGGGGCTTAGGCTTACAGGTGGTATGGCTTATTCTTATGGCTATAAAATTATATTTAAATAACTAAAAGTATGAATAAGGAAGCTATCGGCGCCGGGGCCGCAACATTAAGGGCACCGGTATGGTAAAATTGAATACAAATGAGAAATACATGCATGATGCTGACAAAGATAAAAAGGTATAGCCGTGTGCTGCTGCTCACGGTTATATGGGGTTCGCTGGCGCTGCTGCACCAGGCTTGCGAGGAGTTTGAGTACAGCCCCTATGAGATAAGGCTGGACGATGACGAAAAGAACATCAACCAGCGCAACCTGGAGAAGATAAAAGCCCTGAACATAGCCCCAACCGATACCTTCCGGTTTGTGCTCACGGCTGACGCGCAGGGATTTTACGAGGAGAATGAAAAGCTGGTGGCGCACATTAACCGCCGCGACGACATCGACTTCGTGCTGCTCGGCGGCGACCTGAC includes:
- a CDS encoding SulP family inorganic anion transporter — its product is MKEETNNFGYLSNLSKDIPSGLVVFFVALPLCLGISLASGAPLLSGVITGIVGGVVVAWLSGSQLAVSGPAAGLTVIVLNGIETLGSFELFLLAVLIAGILQLGLGFMKAGVIGLYFPSSVIKGMLAAIGLILILKQIPHFVGADEDFFGEMMFFQPDGRNTFSEIGYAFSKIQLGALIVGIVSLAVILLWDNPKVKSNKYLKLIPGALLAVVLAIILNVVFNNYVPALAIADSHLVNLPVLESFSDIKSEVAFMDLSGLTNPSLYIVAFTIAIVASLETLLSIEAIDKLDPHKRRSDTNRELKAQGVGNIVASLLGGLPMTAVIVRGSTNVAAGAQTRVSSFVHGVFLALSVFLLANLMNLIPLSALAAVLLVVGFKLTKPALYKTQFKLGLDQFIPFVVTVLAILFTDLLIGICVGLAVGVFYILKANYKSPYFYHKEEHRDRDIIRIKLSEHVSFLNKASIILTLDHLPHDSHVIIDGENSAFIDYDVVEAIQEFKKTAHERNIQVELINIQDVAVLDMH
- a CDS encoding carbonic anhydrase, whose protein sequence is MEKIFENNKKWVAEKLAQDSDYFAKLAKGQEPRYLFIGCSDSRVPAGEITGHGPGEMFVHRNIANLVVHSDVNLLSVLQYAVEVLKVKDIIVCGHYGCGGVAAAASNKQFGLIDNWLRNIKDVMRLHTQELTSIDDEEQRLRRLVELNVMEQVHNLAKTSIIQNAMHSDNPPKLHGLVYDIREGLLRDLQVNEEQFEQFEHIYNVTDKATAKA
- a CDS encoding porin family protein, producing MKKLILGLGLALMAGAASAQSVGVKAGLNYTNFKGDAANDYDYRPGYTVGVTARQGLNDLIGVQTEVLFTSKGAKREFSSNGTETEAKTRLNYLDIPVLLSVQMSGLYFELGPQVSFLLKGKEIVEVSRSSSTTTTEVDVTDNPYPIDFGYAAGLGYRASNGIGLGLRYNGGLKDIDDEGAFEGKERRNTSFQLTLSYTTGW
- a CDS encoding SWFGD domain-containing protein, which produces MRSYENSGYNPYNDNDRSQTRGSARNYYSSDYDLTDRHDRGFGSSSASGYGNRNTGVGSGIDAYSNSGYGNTSSYGRSAGSSYGSSNYGSNYGSDYNRDRDRDNDSNMWDRSKNEVKSWFNDDDDRNNRGNMRDRDRYNSYGSSGYGSSNYGSSNYDRDRNNYNSGYGSSSSSYGSGTYGAGSNYSGNYGSGTYGTGYTTSNYGSDYNDRYDRDEMGYRTSGNNYGSSNRYGSDYDRGNRGGSRGDHDRGFWDRAGDEVKSWFGDDDAERRRRRDEMQNRDSDRDYNYTSGNRDRYGSTSSYRNTYSGPPYSYGSSSRRDYEW
- a CDS encoding Ig-like domain-containing protein, yielding MKLKTMLASMVAVCMLTACEDLFENGSLKPDGSTPSLTVNNPSKNQSVSAATGLRVNITAVDKDKFQDIEFTLEGQNAEKSVLNFKKFPQKNVVEFDTTVNVTGIAPGVYTLKVSATDKRTNVSIQEVLVNVK
- a CDS encoding type IA DNA topoisomerase, with translation MKVCIAEKPSVAREIAMVIGAKAKKDGYYEGNGYQVTWTFGHFCTLREPDDYRPEWKRWSLYDLPMLPEKYGIKLMKDSGVQKQFKIIKQLLDKAEEVINCGDAGQEGEVIQRWVLTEAKYRKPFKRLWISSLTEEAIRQGFAKLREGAEFDSLYQAGKSRAIGDWLLGLNATRLFTLKYANGSRQTLSIGRVQTPTLAMLVNRHHEIANFVPQPFWELKTLYRDTTFSSTNGRFQKEEEALKIMEAIREAELTITDVETKKGTEAPPKLFDLTSLQIECNNKLSLSADETLKTVQSLYEKKVVSYPRVDTTFLPDDIYPKIPGILQGLSNYSQEVAPLLQNKIRKTKKVFNNNKVTDHHAIIPTGAAAGGLYGREADVYDIITRRFIAAFYPDCIVSNTTVMAESAGYTFKVRGKQILDPGWRVIYGAEDVKSEPTGKDAKEEEEAAGVLPHFEKGEHGPHEPLLEKKMTNPPKEYTEATLLRAMETAGKQVEDEELKDALKENGIGRPSTRAAIIETLFKRQYIRKDKKKIVPTQMGIDLIGVIRNETLKSAEMTGQWERKLRQIEGGEFKAEAFLQELQEFVMNLVQEVKYDRATVTIEPQQDEKKPAAKGKKPAAASKPAEKADAAGPAKGLGSCPACKEGHILKGSKAFGCIRYKEGCRFLIPIEQYGKELTEKQVQALLSKGKTPTIKGFKNEQGESYDGVLKLDSNRQLVVEQVEKAPAKDPFEQCPRCKQGKLLKGKAAYGCSRFREGCQFVVPFEMGGKQLTEKQIAALLLKGKTPKIKGFTSQKTGEPFDAALSLNEQWQVVYQF